One segment of Nyctibius grandis isolate bNycGra1 chromosome 11, bNycGra1.pri, whole genome shotgun sequence DNA contains the following:
- the LOC137668863 gene encoding immunoglobulin alpha-2 heavy chain-like encodes MLLWMLVITFAAVLKATLSPIKMEASGPKEGNVSGSLPLTCTVTGAPLDSPHYDWNCVRQTPGGELQFVGWIYPFGNNTGYAPPFQGRVTISADKDKNKVSLQLRALTASDTATYFCARQHTQGYLTMCKQCATDKLVFGTGITFSVEPKTQEESAPEVIVLKSKKPKQYNNKLNVACLARTFYPKNISLDVPKSDTVYDLKAPLVTSEGMYSTMKVVGVEPDAKVTCKALHKGNETTVSTNLSEEKTEEFETVHACSITDTTTKDVKMEKVNMLFMAVLGLRVLLAKSIAFNVVISIKLFLFQASPEHLRFYQKSSAGCFKWQSTGLDKCPDQQEL; translated from the exons ATGCTCCTCTGGATGCTGGTCATCACCTTTGCTGCAGTCCTTAAAG CTACCCTTTCGCCCATAAAGATGGAGGCATCTGGTCCCAAGGAGGGGAACGTCTCCGGATCACTCCCACTCACCTGTACTGTAACGGGAGCACCTCTGGATAGCCCTCATTACGACTGGAATTGTGTCCGTCAGACCCCAGGAGGGGAGCTGCAATTTGTAGGCTGGATCTATCCTTTTGGGAATAACACAGGCTATGCCCCACCCTTCCAAGGCcgagtcaccatctctgcagataaagacaaaaacaaggtctccctgcagctgcgtGCCCTTACAGCCTCAGACACAGCTACCTATTTCTGTGCCAGGCAGCACACA CAGGGTTATTTGACTATGTGCAAACAGTGTGCTACAGACAAGCTCGTATTTGGAACTGGGATCACTTTTTCAGTTGAGCCAA aaaCTCAAGAAGAATCTGCCCCAGAAGTCATTGTGCTTAAATCAAAGAAACCTAAACAATACAACAACAAACTGAACGTGGCTTGTTTGGCAAGGACTTTCTACCCTAAGAACATCAGCCTTGATGTGCCCAAGAGCGACACTGTATATGATCTGAAGGCACCTCTTGTGACATCTGAGGGGATGTATAGTACCATGAAGGTAGTTGGAGTGGAACCAGATGCAAAGGTGACCTGCAAGGCTCTGCACAAGGGGAATGAGACTACAGTCAGCACAAATCTGTCAG aagagaagactgaagaatTTGAAACAGTTCATGCTTGCAGCATTACAGATACCACTACAAAAG atgtCAAAATGGAGAAAGTGAATATGCTGTTCATGGCTGTTTTGGGTTTGAGAGTCCTGCTGGCAAAAAGCATCGCCTTCAATGTAGTCATAAGTATcaagctgtttctctt TCAGGCTAGTCCAGAGCATCTCAGGTTCTATCAGAAATCTTCTGCTGGTTGTTTCAAATGGCAGAGCACAGGTCTGGATAAGTGTCCAGATCAGCAAGAACTATAA